The following are encoded together in the Xanthobacter autotrophicus Py2 genome:
- a CDS encoding GatB/Yqey domain protein (PFAM: GatB/Yqey domain protein~KEGG: rpa:RPA1278 GatB/YqeY): MLRDDINTALKESLKAQDKRRTGTLRLINAALKDRDIEQRGQGKDPLTDDELRALLAKMVKQREESARIYEENARPELAEQEREEITYIQAFLPQQLSETDTRAAIAAVIAEIEAKGIKDMGRTMAVLKERHAGAIDFGKASGWVKEALTAAA; encoded by the coding sequence GTGCTTCGTGACGACATCAACACGGCCCTGAAAGAGTCGCTGAAGGCCCAGGACAAGCGCCGCACCGGCACCCTCCGGCTCATCAACGCGGCGCTGAAGGACCGCGACATCGAGCAGCGCGGCCAGGGCAAGGATCCCCTCACCGACGACGAACTGCGCGCCCTGCTGGCCAAGATGGTCAAGCAGCGCGAGGAAAGCGCCAGGATCTATGAGGAGAACGCCCGCCCCGAGCTCGCCGAGCAGGAGCGCGAGGAAATCACCTATATCCAGGCCTTCCTGCCGCAGCAGCTCTCGGAAACCGACACCCGCGCCGCAATCGCCGCTGTGATCGCCGAGATCGAGGCCAAGGGCATCAAGGACATGGGCCGCACCATGGCGGTCCTGAAGGAGCGCCACGCCGGCGCCATCGACTTCGGCAAGGCCTCCGGCTGGGTGAAGGAAGCCCTCACCGCCGCGGCCTGA
- a CDS encoding carbamoyl-phosphate synthase, small subunit (TIGRFAM: carbamoyl-phosphate synthase, small subunit~PFAM: glutamine amidotransferase class-I; Carbamoyl-phosphate synthase small chain~KEGG: rpb:RPB_4142 carbamoyl-phosphate synthase, small subunit): protein MTNEQDHAPTAPAEGRDVRPSAEGWSEPKPTAVLVLADGTVLEGFGIGAEARLAGEVCFNTAITGYEEILTDPSYAGQIITFTFPHIGNVGTNEEDIETVSMAAASGVRGVVLRTAVTEPSNYRATRHLNEWLKARGIPGITGIDTRALTALIREAGMPNAVIAHSADGVFDIEALKAEARAWPGLVGMDLVPGVTSAQRFGWDETTWEWEKGYGHQDAPRHHVVAVDYGVKRNILRLLARAGCKVTVVPATTSADDILALKPDGVFLSNGPGDPAATGEYAVPVIRRIIETGVPTFGICLGHQMIGLAVGGRTVKMHQGHHGANHPVKDLTTGKVEITSMNHGFAVDRETLPKNAVETHVSLFDGSNAGIALADRPVFSVQYHPEASPGPQDSHYLFDRFIEMIGKHKAA, encoded by the coding sequence ATGACCAACGAACAAGACCACGCCCCGACCGCTCCGGCCGAAGGCCGGGATGTGCGCCCCTCCGCCGAAGGCTGGAGCGAGCCCAAGCCCACCGCCGTTCTTGTCCTCGCGGACGGCACCGTCCTCGAAGGCTTTGGCATCGGCGCCGAAGCTCGCCTCGCCGGCGAGGTGTGCTTCAACACCGCTATCACCGGCTATGAGGAGATCCTCACCGATCCCTCCTACGCTGGCCAGATCATCACCTTCACGTTCCCGCACATCGGCAACGTGGGGACCAACGAGGAAGACATCGAGACGGTGTCCATGGCCGCCGCCTCGGGCGTCCGCGGCGTGGTGCTGCGCACCGCCGTCACCGAGCCGTCCAACTATCGCGCCACCCGCCACCTGAATGAATGGCTGAAGGCGCGCGGCATCCCCGGCATCACCGGCATCGACACCCGCGCCCTCACCGCCCTCATCCGAGAGGCGGGCATGCCCAACGCGGTCATCGCCCATTCCGCGGACGGCGTCTTCGACATCGAGGCGCTGAAGGCCGAGGCGCGGGCCTGGCCAGGCCTCGTCGGCATGGACCTTGTGCCCGGCGTCACCTCGGCCCAGCGTTTCGGCTGGGACGAGACCACCTGGGAATGGGAAAAGGGCTACGGGCACCAGGACGCGCCGCGTCACCACGTGGTGGCGGTGGACTATGGCGTGAAGCGCAACATTCTGCGCCTGCTCGCCCGCGCCGGCTGCAAGGTGACGGTGGTTCCGGCCACCACCTCGGCCGACGACATCCTGGCCCTGAAGCCGGACGGCGTGTTCCTCTCCAACGGCCCGGGCGATCCGGCGGCGACGGGGGAATATGCGGTGCCGGTGATCCGCCGGATCATCGAGACCGGGGTGCCCACCTTCGGCATCTGCCTCGGCCACCAGATGATCGGCCTCGCGGTGGGCGGCCGCACGGTGAAGATGCACCAGGGCCACCACGGCGCGAACCATCCGGTCAAGGACCTCACCACCGGCAAGGTGGAGATCACCTCCATGAACCACGGCTTCGCGGTGGATCGCGAGACCCTGCCCAAGAATGCGGTGGAGACCCATGTCTCCCTGTTCGACGGCTCGAATGCCGGCATCGCGCTGGCCGACCGGCCGGTGTTCTCGGTGCAGTACCACCCCGAGGCGAGCCCCGGCCCGCAGGACAGCCACTATCTGTTCGACCGCTTCATCGAGATGATCGGCAAGCACAAGGCGGCCTGA
- a CDS encoding transcriptional regulator, GntR family (PFAM: regulatory protein GntR HTH; GntR domain protein; Helix-turn-helix type 11 domain protein~KEGG: reh:H16_B1718 transcriptional regulator, GntR-family), with protein sequence MTYQDINVKPIETESSFRMKAYKALKAAIMEMDIYSHPEEIRLEERQLSERLGVSRTPIREAMTLLEQEGFVRSVPRRGIFVVRKTKQEVIEMITVWAALESMAARLACERATEAEIRLLRENVRAFANRDPEDYVSEYSEANLAFHKLIIRMSGCQLIAETTENLFPHMRGVRKVTIGQDHRAQRSIVDHTKIVEAIEKRDPDLAERLVREHTMGLARHVAEHGNFLD encoded by the coding sequence ATGACGTACCAGGATATCAACGTGAAGCCGATCGAGACCGAATCGAGCTTCCGGATGAAGGCGTACAAGGCGCTGAAGGCGGCCATCATGGAGATGGACATCTACAGCCACCCCGAGGAGATCCGCCTCGAGGAACGCCAGCTCTCGGAACGACTCGGCGTCTCGCGCACGCCCATTCGCGAGGCCATGACCCTGCTGGAGCAGGAAGGCTTCGTGCGATCCGTGCCACGCCGCGGCATCTTCGTGGTCCGCAAGACCAAGCAGGAGGTGATCGAGATGATCACCGTCTGGGCGGCGCTGGAGAGCATGGCCGCGCGCCTTGCCTGCGAGCGGGCGACCGAGGCGGAGATCCGCCTGCTGCGCGAGAATGTGCGCGCCTTCGCCAACCGCGATCCGGAGGACTACGTCTCGGAATATTCCGAGGCGAACCTCGCCTTCCACAAGCTCATCATCCGCATGTCCGGATGCCAGCTCATCGCCGAGACCACAGAAAACCTGTTTCCGCACATGCGCGGGGTGCGCAAGGTCACCATCGGCCAGGACCACCGCGCCCAGCGCTCCATCGTGGACCACACCAAGATCGTGGAAGCCATCGAGAAGCGCGACCCGGACCTCGCCGAGCGCCTGGTGCGCGAGCACACCATGGGTCTTGCCCGCCATGTGGCAGAGCACGGTAATTTCCTGGACTGA
- a CDS encoding putative signal-transduction protein with CBS domains (PFAM: CBS domain containing protein~KEGG: bja:bll3148 hypothetical protein) — translation MMTVDDMLRAKRDTRIITLRMHETVADAVLVMKRENISSVIVKDVCRTEGNTVVGVFSERDVTRAVLEHGANTPKMVLASLLKREVISCSLADSIETVLRLMVEHQVRHLPVIENHSLVGVISATDLMRHYLKEEEAALREPVTAGMEAGLAALR, via the coding sequence ATGATGACCGTGGACGACATGCTGCGGGCCAAGCGCGATACCCGCATCATTACCCTGCGCATGCATGAAACCGTGGCCGACGCCGTATTGGTGATGAAGCGGGAGAACATCTCCTCCGTCATCGTCAAGGACGTGTGCCGCACCGAAGGCAACACCGTGGTCGGTGTTTTTTCCGAGCGCGATGTCACCCGTGCCGTGCTGGAGCATGGCGCCAACACGCCCAAGATGGTTCTCGCCAGCCTGCTCAAGCGGGAGGTGATCAGCTGCAGCCTCGCCGACAGCATTGAGACCGTGCTGCGGCTGATGGTGGAGCACCAGGTGCGCCACCTTCCCGTGATCGAGAACCACAGTCTTGTCGGGGTCATCAGCGCCACCGATCTCATGCGCCACTACCTCAAGGAAGAGGAAGCGGCCCTCCGCGAGCCGGTCACCGCGGGCATGGAAGCGGGTCTCGCCGCCCTTAGGTGA
- a CDS encoding L-carnitine dehydratase/bile acid-inducible protein F (PFAM: L-carnitine dehydratase/bile acid-inducible protein F~KEGG: rme:Rmet_4361 L-carnitine dehydratase/bile acid-inducible protein F), whose product MGKALEGVRVLDMTHVQSGPSATQLLAWLGAEVIKVEMPRRGDITRTQLRDKSNVDSLYFTMLNANKQSVTINIKTPQGQEAMGRLIDACDVLVENFGPGVLDRQGFGYEAVRARNPRLIYASIRGFAEGAGVDAKAYETIAQAMGGAMSTTGWRSGPPTASSAQIGDTGTGIHCVTGILAALYQRTVTGEGQKVDVAMQDCVVNLLRVKLRDQQRLEAGPLTEYPGAPEGDCVPRAGNCSGGGQPGAALRCAPGGENDYCYVIIQPQGWAPLMRLVGRKDLIDDPKFASHEARAQRLEQCFEIIERWTAKRTKFEVMAQLKAIDVPCGPVLSTKDILEDRALYDRGFLVEVPHPERGTYVTVGSPIHLSASHVPVERAPLLGEHTDEVLATLGYTHEEIAGMRAAGAV is encoded by the coding sequence ATGGGCAAGGCGCTCGAAGGCGTGCGCGTCCTGGACATGACGCACGTGCAGTCCGGCCCCTCCGCGACGCAACTTCTTGCGTGGCTGGGGGCGGAGGTCATCAAGGTCGAGATGCCGCGGCGCGGGGATATCACCCGGACGCAGCTGCGCGACAAGTCCAATGTGGACAGCCTTTACTTCACGATGCTGAACGCCAACAAGCAGAGCGTCACCATCAACATCAAGACGCCGCAGGGCCAGGAAGCCATGGGGCGCCTGATCGACGCCTGCGACGTGCTGGTCGAGAATTTCGGCCCCGGCGTGCTGGACCGCCAGGGCTTCGGTTACGAGGCCGTCCGCGCCCGCAACCCGCGCCTCATCTATGCCTCCATCCGCGGCTTCGCGGAGGGCGCCGGCGTGGACGCCAAGGCTTATGAGACCATCGCCCAGGCCATGGGCGGCGCCATGAGCACCACCGGCTGGCGGTCGGGCCCGCCCACCGCCTCCAGCGCTCAGATCGGCGACACCGGCACCGGCATCCATTGCGTCACCGGTATCCTCGCGGCGCTCTACCAGCGCACCGTCACCGGCGAGGGTCAGAAGGTGGACGTGGCCATGCAGGACTGCGTGGTGAACCTTCTGCGGGTGAAGCTGCGCGACCAGCAGCGCCTCGAAGCCGGGCCGCTCACCGAATATCCCGGCGCCCCGGAAGGGGACTGCGTGCCGCGGGCCGGCAACTGCTCGGGCGGCGGCCAGCCCGGCGCGGCCCTGCGCTGCGCGCCGGGGGGCGAGAACGATTACTGCTACGTCATCATCCAGCCCCAGGGCTGGGCGCCGCTGATGCGGCTGGTGGGCCGCAAGGACCTCATCGACGATCCCAAGTTCGCCTCCCACGAGGCCCGGGCGCAGCGGCTGGAGCAGTGCTTCGAAATCATCGAGCGCTGGACCGCCAAGCGCACCAAGTTCGAGGTCATGGCGCAGCTTAAGGCCATCGACGTTCCCTGCGGCCCGGTGCTGTCCACCAAGGACATCCTGGAGGACCGCGCGCTCTATGACCGGGGCTTCCTGGTGGAGGTGCCGCATCCCGAGCGCGGCACCTACGTCACCGTGGGATCCCCCATCCATTTGTCCGCAAGCCACGTTCCCGTCGAGCGCGCGCCGCTCCTCGGCGAGCATACGGACGAGGTGCTGGCCACCCTTGGCTACACCCATGAAGAGATCGCCGGCATGCGTGCCGCCGGTGCAGTCTGA